One genomic segment of Oncorhynchus kisutch isolate 150728-3 linkage group LG15, Okis_V2, whole genome shotgun sequence includes these proteins:
- the LOC116353704 gene encoding small proline-rich protein 3-like, translating to MTNSISESCTTLPNPGLTNSNSESCTTVPNPGLTNSISESCTTLPNSGLTNSESCTTLPNPGLTNSNSDSCTTLPNPGLTNSESCTTLPNSGLTNSNSESCTTLPNPGLTNSISESCTTLPNPGLTNSISESCTTLPNPGLTNCPLMASLKNKP from the coding sequence ATGACCAACAGTATCAGTGAGAGCTGCACCACCCTGCCTAACCCTGGGCTGACCAACAGTAACAGTGAGAGCTGCACCACCGTGCCTAACCCTGGGCTGACCAACAGTATCAGTGAGAGCTGCACCACCCTGCCTAACTCTGGGCTGACCAACAGTGAGAGCTGCACCACCCTGCCTAACCCTGGGCTGACCAACAGTAACAGTGATAGCTGCACCACCCTGCCTAACCCTGGGCTGACCAACAGTGAGAGCTGCACCACCCTGCCTAACTCTGGGCTGACCAACAGTAACAGTGAGAGCTGCACCACCCTGCCTAACCCTGGGCTGACCAACAGTATCAGTGAGAGCTGCACCACCCTGCCTAACCCTGGGCTGACCAACAGTATCAGTGAGAGCTGCACCACCCTGCCTAACCCTGGGCTGACCAACTGTCCACTGATGGCATCTCTCAAAAACAAACCCTAA
- the LOC116353630 gene encoding SPARC-related modular calcium-binding protein 1-like, translated as MLVFTFTCLVLLIILFSESIQTERSPPFLIPENMWPRGCALDCHRERHRTVCGSNGRLYMSLCAFQRAQCINTQLRMAPRARCADSTQSKCQLARSQALESSVRSHTVPECGADGSFLQMQCHNQTGYCWCSTPDGKPVSGTSVLHLRPNCTGEGGPSRPTADPSRTKSAAGITAPPLWVTIRLNSDPKGNRSVKRPTDSPQTCERERAALMDKVHVLWQEERFIPKCSADGRYSPIQCHVSTGYCWCVRVDTGRPLPGTSARNRLPDCSLEEPHSRQPDRSYGDRSLPGCPGARKKEFLQSLLRALQLEVEQSGILSPHRVSDAPLSGPMSPPPSTPVPSLRVEVWDMSDPGGEEEVLRWHFRQLDTDDSGVLSEREARPLRLYLRRRLKPRRCAKKFAQYCDRDGDRGLTLSELNACLGL; from the exons ATGCTGGTGTTCACGTTCACCTGTCTCGTGCTGCTCATCATCTTGTTCTCGGAGTCTATTCAAACTGAGAGGTCACCG CCGTTTCTGATCCCAGAAAACATGTGGCCCCGGGGCTGTGCGCTGGACTGCCACAGGGAGCGCCACCGGACAGTATGTGGCAGCAACGGACGCCTTTACATGTCCCTGTGTGCCTTCCAGAGAGCCCAGTGCATCAACACTCAGCTACGGATGGCACCACGAGCACGCTGTGCAG ATTCCACCCAGTCCAAGTGCCAGCTGGCTCGTAGTCAGGCCCTGGAGTCCAGCGTCCGCAGCCACACCGTCCCAGAATGCGGTGCAGATGGAAGTTTCCTGCAG ATGCAGTGCCACAACCAGACTGGTTACTGCTGGTGCTCTACTCCAGATGGGAAACCTGTCAGTGGGACATCTGTCCTGCACCTCAGACCCAACTGCACAG GTGAGGGTGGTCCCTCCCGGCCCACCGCCGACCCTAGCAGGACCAAGTCTGCAGCAG GAATCACCGCTCCTCCGCTCTGGGTGACCATCCGGTTGAATTCTGACCCCAAAGGGAATCGTTCTGTAAAACGCCCTACAG ACAGTCCTCAGacgtgtgagagggagagagcagctttGATGGACAAGGTGCATGTTCTGTGGCAGGAGGAGCGCTTCATCCCAAAATGCAGTGCAGACGGGCGCTACAGCCCCATCCAGTGTCACGTCTCCACGGGGTACTGCTGGTGTGTCCGGGTGGACACGGGACGGCCTCTACCAGGCACCTCTGCCAG GAACCGGCTGCCAGACTGCAGCCTGGAGGAGCCCCACAGCAGACAGCCTGACAGGAGCTACGGAGACAGATCTCTACCAG gGTGCCCTGGGGCCCGGAAGAAAGAGTTCCTGCAGAGTCTGTTGAGAGCtctgcagctggaggttgaacaGTCTGGAATACTCAGCCCTCACAG GGTGTCGGACGCTCCCCTGTCAGGCCCCATGTCCCCTCCCCCATCCACCCCGGTCCCGTCCCTGAGGGTTGAGGTGTGGGACATGTCAGACCCAGGCGGGGAGGAGGAGGTGCTGCGTTGGCACTTCAGGCAGCTGGATACGGATGACAGTGGAGTGCTGAGCGAACGTGAGGCCCGGCCGCTCCGCCTCTACCTGCGCAGGAGGTTAAAGCCACGCCGCTGTGCTAAGAAGTTTGCCCAGTACTGTGACCGCGATGGGGACCGCGGCCTCACCCTGTCTGAGCTCAATGCCTGTCTGGGTCTGTGA